A region from the Fusarium musae strain F31 chromosome 1, whole genome shotgun sequence genome encodes:
- a CDS encoding hypothetical protein (EggNog:ENOG41) — protein sequence MSLLRHLVTSAVRRPSTATTASFIILRPAARMLSTLPRLPLFEAVAQHDPDSKAVIHSLSGRTFKYGELLGDVSRARDRLAEAAGREDLNGERIAFLVENSYDYVVTLLAAMAARSIAVPLSPAFPAPELQYILNQSEASLLVSSPKFASKAKEVLATELTAQPAHVELQKHQGGVSHDKVQLQLSDTDAGEAGMMLYTSGTTNKPKGVLLPQSVLTAQSRSLVEAWNYSPSDHLLHVLPLHHIHGTVNAILTPLLAGSTIEFMFPFNADAVWKRFSAPFLASDSSTPKERITFFTVVPTVYSRLLTSYKSLPPETQEAARKAISPENMRLSISGSAALPTPIKTAWKDLSHGNVLLERYGMTEVGMALSCGLDFSDRVDASVGWPLPSVEARLVDVDNGEIIKEGEEVDTQGRERSGEIQLRGPTIFREYWRNPTATASEFVEDSDGKGKWFKTGDVAVRRPVPSATASQSWTHGPLYFIQGRKSADIIKTGGEKVSALEVERELLSLPEVAEAAVVAVPSGQWGHKVGAVLVLDKDVVKKWSALDMRRALKGRLASYKIPQVMRLVDQIPRNAMGKINKKQLVKSIFPDDISGDES from the exons ATGTCGCTCCTCCGGCATCTCGTCACCTCCGCCGTCCGGCGCCCGTCTACTGCTACCACAGCTTCCTTCATTATCCTCCGTCCCGCTGCTAGAATGCTCTCGACCTTACCACGCTTACCGCTCTTCGAAGCTGTTGCACAACATGATCCAGATTCGAAAGCTGTTATCCACTCTCTTTCCGGTCGGACCTTCAAGTATGGAGAGCTTCTAGGTGATGTTAGCCGCGCACGGGACAGGCTGGCCGAAGCTGCTGGTCGTGAGGACCTCAATGGCGAGCGCATTGCGTTCCTGGTTGAGAATAGTTATGACTACGTAG TAACACTCTTGGCCGCAATGGCTGCGCGATCTATCGCCGTGCCTCTATCGCCTGCATTCCCTGCGCCAGAACTACAATACATTCTAAACCAGAGTGAAGCGTCATTGCTAGTCTCCTCACCAAAGTTCGcatccaaggccaaggaagtTCTCGCGACTGAGCTCACAGCCCAACCGGCGCATGTAGAGCTTCAGAAGCATCAAGGTGGGGTAAGTCATGACAAGGTGCAACTGCAACTGAGCGATACCGATGCTGGTGAAGCTGGTATGATGCTGTATACTTCGGGAACGACCAATAAACCC AAAGGAGTACTACTCCCCCAATCCGTCTTGACAGCGCAATCTCGCTCCCTCGTTGAGGCCTGGAACTACTCACCCTCAGACCATCTCCTCCACGTCCTCCCACTTCATCATATCCACGGAACTGTAAATGCCATCCTTACACCGCTCCTCGCCGGCTCAACAATCGAGTTCATGTTCCCATTCAACGCCGATGCCGTATGGAAGCGTTTCTCAGCTCCATTCCTCGCCAGTGACTCCTCGACACCTAAGGAAAGGATCACATTCTTCACAGTCGTACCCACAGTGTATAGCAGGCTACTTACCTCATACAAGAGTCTCCCTCCAGAGACTCAAGAAGCCGCCCGAAAGGCCATCTCTCCAGAGAACATGCGCCTCTCCATTTCTGGTTCCGCCGCACTCCCAACGCCTATCAAGACCGCCTGGAAAGATCTTAGTCATGGAAATGTCCTCCTCGAGCGCTACGGTATGACCGAGGTCGGTATGGCGCTGAGCTGCGGTCTGGACTTTTCAGATCGTGTAGATGCCAGTGTTGGCTGGCCACTACCGTCTGTTGAAGCTCGTCTAGTCGATGTGGATAATGGTGAAATTatcaaagaaggagaagaagtcgatACTCAAGGTCGTGAGCGCTCTGGTGAGATCCAGCTAAGAGGCCCTACCATCTTCCGCGAGTACTGGCGCaatccaacagcaacagcaagcgaATTCGTTGAAGATTCAGACGGTAAGGGGAAATGGTTCAAGACGGGCGACGTAGCTGTCCGCCGTCCAGTCCCCTCCGCCACTGCTTCCCAGTCATGGACACATGGCCCCCTTTACTTCATCCAAGGACGCAAGTCCgctgatatcatcaagaCAGGGGGCGAAAAGGTAAGCGCTCTAGAAGTCGAGCGAGAGCTATTATCCCTCCCCGAGGTCGCCGAAGCAGCTGTCGTGGCTGTGCCTAGTGGGCAATGGGGCCACAAGGTCGGCGCTGTCCTGGTTCTAGATAAAGACGTTGTCAAGAAGTGGTCAGCTCTCGATATGCGTAGAGCCCTCAAGGGACGCTTGGCAAGTTATAAGATTCCCCAGGTCATGCGACTTGTTGATCAAATACCCCGAAATGCTATgggcaagatcaacaagaagcAATTGGTCAAAAGCATCTTCCCAGATGATATCAGCGGGGACGAGAGTTGA
- a CDS encoding hypothetical protein (EggNog:ENOG41~BUSCO:EOG092646VF), with the protein MAAAVADTPKMDEQVDLTTIPVDPAGKEDSSDVKDDDKPVTVFHDKDNFNVKHPLQNKWTLWFTKPPSGKGDNWNDLLKEVITFDSVEEFWGVYNNVAPVSELSLKSDYHLFKAGVRPEWEDPQNKHGGKWSYQYKDKRNIDVDRLWLQVMMAAIGETLEDEDDGEVMGVVVNVRKAFFRIGVWTRTIGKSIPGRGEGDVAGGKGRSSEKGKEILLSIGRKFKEVLELPAAEQVEFSGHTDSAHSGSTRAKAKHVV; encoded by the exons ATGGCCGCCGCTGTAGCTGACACCCCCAAGATGGACGAGCAGGTCGACCTCACCACTATTCCCGTCGACCCTGCTGGCAAGGAGGATTCTTCCGATGTCAAGGACGACGACAAGCCCGTCACCGTTTTCCACGACAAGGACAACTTCAACGTGAAGCACCCTCTTCAGAACAAGTGGACTCTCTGGTTCACAAAGCCCCCGAGTGGCAAG GGCGACAACTGGAACGATCTCCTTAAGGAAGTTATCACCTTCGACTCCGTTGAGGAATTTTGGGGCGTTTAC AATAATGTCGCACCCGTTTCCGAGCTTTCCCTCAAATCCGACTACCACCTCTTCAAGGCCGGCGTCCGCCCTGAGTGGGAGGACCCCCAGAACAAGCACGGCGGCAAGTGGTCTTACCAGTACAAGGATAAGCGAAACATTGATGTCGACCGCCTTTGGCTCCAGGTCATGATGGCCGCTATTGGTGAGACtctcgaggacgaggacgatggcGAGGTCATGGGTGTAGTTGTCAACGTCCGAAAGGCCTTCTTCCGAATTGGTGTCTGGACCCGTACCATCGGAAAGAGCATCCCCGGCCGAGGCGAAGGCGATGTTGCTGGTGGCAAGGGCCGTAGTAGTGAGAAGGGTAAGGAGATTCTCCTGTCTATCGGCCGCAAGTTCAAGGAGGTTCTCGAGCTGCCTGCCGCGGAGCAGGTCGAGTTCTCTGGACACACCGACAGTGCCCACTCAGGCAGCACACGAGCCAAGGCTAAGCACGTTGTTTAA